CCGCGGCGAACGGCCACTTCGGCCGGGACGACGCGGACTTCACGTGGGAGCGCACGGACCGGGTGGAGCGGCTGCGCGCCGCCGCCGGCCTCTGACCGGAGGCGGGCCATCACGGACGCGCTGTTCGCCCTGCCGGAGCCCCCGGACCGGCCCCGGCTGCCCGAGAACCCGGATGGCTGGCCCGAGCGGCCAGTGGCGCGCGTCCTGCTCGACTCCCCGGTGCCGCACCTGGACCGGGAGTTCGACTACCTGATCCCCGTCACGCTCGACGAGCGGGCCCGGCCCGGCTCCCGCGTGGCCGTCCGCTTCGGCGGCCGGCCCATGACCGGGTGGCTGGTGTCCCGGGAGGACGAGCCGGCCACGGGTGCCCAGCTCACGGAGCTCACCGCCGTGCTCACCTCGGTGCCGCCCCTGACGGAGGAGGTCCTCGCCTCGGCGCGCGCCGTGGCCCGGCGGCAGGCCGGCGTCGTCACGGACGTGCTGCGGGCCGCCGTGCCCCCGCGCGTCGCGCAGGTGGAGAAGGCGGCCCTGGCCGAGGACGCCGGCGCCGCGGCGGACCACCCCGTGACCCTGGCGGTGGAGGAGGCCCCGGAGGGCGAGCCGGTCGGAGCCGGCGAGGGGATTGCGCCCACCGTGTGGGAGTCTCTCGAGGGCGGCCGGGCCTTCGTGGCGGCCGTCCTGGCCGGGGACGGGCCGCGGGCGGCCGCCGTGGTCCCCTCGCGCCTGCTCGAGTGGGACGAGGCCGCCGCGATGGCGCACCTGGCCCGCGCGGTCGCCGCCGGCGGGGGTGGCGTGCTGCTGCTCGTGCCGGACCACCGCGACCTGGACCGGCTGTGCGCGGCCCTCGACGACGCCGTGGGGGAGGAGGCCTACGCGCGCATCGGCTCGGAGGACGGGAACACCCCCCGGTACCGGGCCCACCTGGCCGCCCTGCGAGGCACCCGCCGCATCGTGGCCGGGACCCGCGCGGCGGCGTGGGCGCCGGTGCGCGACCTGCGGCTGACGGTGCTCTGGGACGACGGCGACGACGCCTGGGCCGAGCCCCGCGCCCCCTACTTCCACGCCCGCGAGGTGGTGCTCGAGCGGACGCGCCGCACCGGCTCGGCGCTGCTGTTCGCCGGGCCCTCCCGGTCCGTGCCCGTGCAGCGGCTGGTCGAGTCCGGATGGCTGCTGCATTTGGGCCCGTCCCGGGCGGCCCAGCGCGAGATCGGACCGCGGATCGTCTCGACCGCGGACGCGTGGGAGACCGCGCGGGACCCCTTCGCCCAGCGGGCGCGGCTGCCGCAGGCGGCCTGGGGCGCGGCGCGGGCGGCGCTGCTCGGCGAGCGGCCGGGCCCGGTGCTCGTCCAGGTGGCCCGGGCCGGGTTCATCCCCGCCTTGGTCTGCGACCGGTGCCGCACCCCCGCTCGCTGCCGGCGCTGCGCGGGGCCGCTGGGCTTCCGCGACGCGCGGGCCGCCCGGCTCGGCGAGGTCGCCTGCCGCTGGTGCGGCACCCGCGAGCGGGGCTTCCGCTGCACCGAGTGCGGGGCGGGCGCCCTGCGCGCCGGGGCGCGCGGCGTGGACCGCACGGCCGAGGAGCTCGGCCGCGCCTTCCCCCGCATCCCCGTGCACTCCTCCTCCGCCCAGCACCGGCTCGGCACGATCCCGCCGGGGCCGTCGCTGGTGGTCGCCACCGTGGGCGCCGAGCCCGTGGCCGAGGACGGCTACGCGGCGGCCCTGCTGCTCGACGGCGACGCCCAGCTCCAGCGCGAGGGCCTGGACGTGCCGGGCCGGGTGCTGGCCCGCTGGCTCGCGGCCGCGTGCCTCGTGCGCCCCGCCGCGGACGGGGGAGTCGTGGTGGTCACCGCGGACGCCGGGGAGGCGGTGAACGCCCTGGTGCGCCGGGACCCGGACGGGTTCGCCGCCCACCAGGTCGCCGAGCGCAGGGAGCTGCACCTGCCGCCGGCCGGCCGGCTGGCCGAGGTGACCGGGGAGGCGTCCGCCGTGCGCGAGTACCTGGACCTCGTGGAGGCGGCCCGGCGGGAGCGGCCCGAGGAGGACGTGCACGAGGACCCGCACTCGGCCCCGCTCGACGGCGGCCCCGCCCGGCTGCCGTGGATCGGCCCGGTGCCGGAC
The sequence above is a segment of the Micrococcus endophyticus genome. Coding sequences within it:
- a CDS encoding primosomal protein N', whose protein sequence is MARVLLDSPVPHLDREFDYLIPVTLDERARPGSRVAVRFGGRPMTGWLVSREDEPATGAQLTELTAVLTSVPPLTEEVLASARAVARRQAGVVTDVLRAAVPPRVAQVEKAALAEDAGAAADHPVTLAVEEAPEGEPVGAGEGIAPTVWESLEGGRAFVAAVLAGDGPRAAAVVPSRLLEWDEAAAMAHLARAVAAGGGGVLLLVPDHRDLDRLCAALDDAVGEEAYARIGSEDGNTPRYRAHLAALRGTRRIVAGTRAAAWAPVRDLRLTVLWDDGDDAWAEPRAPYFHAREVVLERTRRTGSALLFAGPSRSVPVQRLVESGWLLHLGPSRAAQREIGPRIVSTADAWETARDPFAQRARLPQAAWGAARAALLGERPGPVLVQVARAGFIPALVCDRCRTPARCRRCAGPLGFRDARAARLGEVACRWCGTRERGFRCTECGAGALRAGARGVDRTAEELGRAFPRIPVHSSSAQHRLGTIPPGPSLVVATVGAEPVAEDGYAAALLLDGDAQLQREGLDVPGRVLARWLAAACLVRPAADGGVVVVTADAGEAVNALVRRDPDGFAAHQVAERRELHLPPAGRLAEVTGEASAVREYLDLVEAARRERPEEDVHEDPHSAPLDGGPARLPWIGPVPDAADETRSRALLLFPYAAADATVAALRAARSAASARRETSPVRVRLDPAGVL